In one Chitinophaga sancti genomic region, the following are encoded:
- a CDS encoding response regulator, protein MEDRIICFLIDDDDDDQEIFSLALSNIDENIHCITANDGIDALTRLNTEDKFTPNFIFLDLNMVRMNGRECLSEIRKIPRLDSIPVIIYSTSSEQRDIMETKTLGAADYIVKPSSMALLEKRLEQVLRGYHT, encoded by the coding sequence ATGGAGGATAGGATTATTTGCTTTTTAATAGACGATGACGATGATGACCAGGAGATTTTTTCACTGGCCCTGAGCAACATCGATGAGAATATTCATTGCATCACCGCCAATGATGGTATTGATGCCCTGACAAGGTTAAACACGGAGGATAAATTTACGCCAAACTTCATCTTCCTGGATCTGAATATGGTTCGCATGAACGGACGGGAATGCCTCTCTGAAATCCGCAAGATTCCAAGACTGGATAGTATCCCCGTAATTATTTATTCTACTTCGTCCGAACAACGTGACATAATGGAAACCAAGACCCTGGGCGCTGCCGATTACATTGTTAAACCATCCAGTATGGCCCTGCTGGAGAAAAGATTGGAGCAAGTTTTGAGAGGGTATCATACCTGA
- the infC gene encoding translation initiation factor IF-3: protein MIRVPEVRLVGENIEVGVYRTEDALRMAEEQQLDLVEISPNAAPPVCRIIDYNKFLYEKKKKEKEMKANAHKSEVKEIRFTPNTDDHDFDFKAKHAEKFLKDGNKVKTYVQFKGRAIMFKERGELILLKFAERLAEVGALEGMPTMEGKRMIAIFAPKSAKKKPTGPKEPKEPREERAPREDRPQQPREDRPQQPREDRPQQSREDRPQQPRESRPIVPAQGQAQAPAATPAPENKPE from the coding sequence ATGATCCGCGTTCCTGAAGTGCGATTAGTGGGAGAAAACATTGAAGTAGGCGTATACCGCACGGAAGATGCCCTGCGTATGGCTGAAGAGCAGCAACTGGACCTGGTTGAAATATCTCCGAATGCCGCTCCTCCTGTCTGCCGCATCATTGACTACAATAAATTCCTTTACGAGAAGAAGAAGAAGGAAAAGGAGATGAAGGCGAATGCGCACAAAAGCGAGGTGAAAGAAATTCGCTTTACGCCAAACACCGACGACCATGACTTCGACTTCAAAGCCAAACATGCGGAGAAATTCCTCAAAGACGGTAATAAGGTAAAAACATATGTGCAGTTTAAAGGTCGTGCTATCATGTTTAAAGAACGTGGTGAGCTGATCCTGCTGAAATTCGCAGAAAGACTGGCAGAAGTAGGAGCACTGGAAGGTATGCCTACCATGGAAGGTAAGCGTATGATCGCCATCTTCGCTCCTAAATCAGCCAAGAAAAAGCCAACCGGACCGAAGGAACCTAAGGAACCAAGGGAAGAACGGGCTCCGAGAGAGGATCGCCCGCAACAGCCGAGAGAGGATCGTCCTCAGCAACCTAGAGAAGATCGTCCACAGCAATCAAGGGAAGATCGTCCTCAACAGCCGAGAGAATCCCGTCCTATTGTACCTGCACAGGGACAAGCACAGGCGCCAGCTGCTACACCAGCTCCAGAAAATAAACCAGAATAA